TTGTGCGGATTTGATCCAGCAGTTCTTTGTGGTTTTGATCCATCCAGCTTAGGAATTCGTTTTCGAAGCGGCGAATGTCTTCTACTGGGATATCATCAAGGTGTCCTTTAGTTAATGCATAAAGGATCATTACCTGCTTTTCTACTTTAAGCGGCTTGTTCAGGTCCTGCTTTAGTACTTCAACAGTACGTGCACCACGGTTCAGTTTTGCCTGAGTTGCTTTATCAAGGTCAGAACCGAACTGCGCGAATGCTTCAAGCTCACGGTATGCTGCAAGGTCAAGACGCAGTGTACCTGATACCTTCTTCATCGCTTTGATCTGTGCAGATCCACCGACACGGGATACTGAAAGACCGGCGTTGATCGCAGGACGTACACCCGAGAAGAATAGATCTGACTGAAGGAAGATCTGTCCATCAGTAATTGAGATTACGTTCGTCGGAATGTAAGCTGAGATATCCCCTGCCTGTGTCTCAACGAAAGGTAGTGCTGTAATTGAACCTGAGCCCAATGTTTCATTTAGCTTCGCTGCACGCTCAAGAAGGCGGCTGTGAAGGTAGAATACGTCACCAGGATATGCTTCACGACCTGGAGGACGGCGAAGTAGTAGTGAAAGTTCACGGTAAGCAGATGCCTGTTTTGTTAAGTCATCATATACAACAAGCACGTGCTTGCCATTTAACATGAATTCTTCACCCATTGTTACGCCTGTGTATGGTGCTAGGAATAATAATGGTGCAGGCTGTGATGCTGATGCCGTTACGACGATTGAGTAATCAAGTGCGCCGTGCTTACGAAGTGTTTCAACTGTACCACGTACTGTTGATTCCTTCTGTCCAATTGCAACGTAGATACAGATCATGTCCTGGTCTTTCTGGTTCAGGATTGTATCGATTGCTACAGATGTCTTACCAGTCTGACGGTCACCGATGATTAGCTCACGCTGACCACGGCCGATTGGAACTAGTGCATCGATCGCTTTGATACCAGTCTGAAGTGGCTCGTGTACTGACTTACGTGCCATTACGCCTGGTGCCGGGCTTTCGATTGGACGTGCTTTAGACGTGTTGATCGGACCAAGTCCATCAACTGGCTGTCCAAGCGGGTTTACTACGCGGCCGATCAGTTCCTCACCAACTGGAACTTCCATGATACGGCCTGTACGGCGAACTTCGTCGCCTTCTTTGATGTCGCGGTATGGTCCAAGGATAATGATACCGACATTGTTCTGCTCAAGGTTTTGCGCCATACCCATAACGCCGTTAGAGAACTCAACTAGCTCTCCAGCCATTACGTTATCAAGGCCATGAGCACGTGCGATACCGTCACCAATTTCGATAACCGTACCAACCTCCGTTACTTCGATATCCGATTGATAGTTTTCAATCTGCTGTTTAATCAGCGCACTGATTTCTTCAGCTTTGATGCTCATGAATGTCACCCCTCATTTCGTGGATCTTATCGTTTCAGTTCACGTTCAAGGCGATTTAGCTTATTGCGAAGGGTACCGTCAAAAATGCGATTCCCGATGCGGATGCGAATGCCGCCAAGAAGTGCTGAGTCTACGTGATTATGAATGTCAAGACGCTGCTTACCGACTTGCGGAGCAAATGAAGCAGAGATCGCTTCTTTATCTGCGTCTGATAATTTTGTTGCTGATGATACGTGTGCAACGGCTGTACCGCGTGCATCAAGTGCACGGTTGATGTATTCATCTGCAAGCTCAACCATCTCATTGTTACGACGGCGGTCAATCAGAATGTACATCGTGTTCAGCACGTGCTCTGAAATGCCGCTGAATGATTTCTCGATCAGCTGCTTCTTTTGATCTTTTGACCATTTAGGAGACTGAAGAAGCTGAGACAGTTCAGGCGTCTGTGTAAACACCTGGCGAACTGTGCGAAGATCTTCTTCGATCTGGTCTGTCTGGCCGTGCTTTACTGCAAGCTCAAAAAGTGCCTGTGCGTAACGCGCTGCTGCAGTAGATTTGCTCATCGCAGATCCCCTGCCTTTGCAATTGTTTCGTTGATCAGCTGCTGTTGCTCTTCAACTGTCAGTTCTTTTTCAATTACTTTAGAAGCAACCAGTACTGATAATGTAGCAACCTGCTCGCGTAGTGCTGCAACTGCCTGGTCTTTTTCTGTTTCGATTTCGCGAAGTGTCGCTTCTTTCATACGCTCTGATTCTGCACGCGCTGCAAGAATAATTTCTTCACGCTGAGCATCACCCTGTTTGCGGGCGTTTTCAATCAGTTCCTGCGCATCCTGACGAGCTTCTTTCAAAAGCTGGCGCTGCTCTTCAAGCTGCTGCTTCGCTTCTGTACGGCTTTTTTCAGCCGCTTCGATTTCGCCTGCGATGTGGTCTTCACGCTGTTTCATGATGCCCATTAACGGACCCCATGCGAATTTCTTAAGTAATGCTAGTAAAAGGATGAACATCGCTAATTGGAAAAGGATGTCTCCCTCACTGAAGCCACTGGCTCCAAGTACAAATGCATCAAGTGTGAACACGCTCGTTTCACTCCCTTCAGAAGTCAGTCAAATACGGAAAGTTGTATTATATTTCATAAGGCACCGGCTGATTTCCGCTCCGGACAGGCGCTTTCCGCGGCCGCGCGGTGAGCCTCCTCGGCTGTGCCTGCGGGGTCTCACCTGTCGCTTCTATGCCGCAGGAGTCGCCCGTCCTCCGCTACAATCAGCCTATATAATAGATAAGAATACTTTTAAAATCAGATGTTCTGTAAAAAATGGCGAAGCATGTCACGATGTGATCTTCGCCATTTTATGTTGAATATTATTGACCTTGTACGATGAACGCGATAACTACTGCGATGATCGGAACGGCCTCAACTAGTGCTACCCCGATGAACATTGTAGTTTGAAGCATACCGCGAGCTTCTGGCTGACGTGCGATACCTTCTACTGTTTTAGATACGATCATACCGTTACCGATACCTGCACCTAGTGCTGCTAAACCTACTGCTAGTGCTGCTGCTAAAAGACCAATTGAACCTGTCATTTGGATATATCCTCCTTAGTGTGGGTAAATAATTTTTGTTTAACATGTTTGTTCAGTGACTGAACAGGTAAATATATTAATGGTCAGAGCTCACTTTGTGCGCCATATAAACCATCGTTAACATTACGAAAATGAATGCCTGGATACCACCGATGAACACGGAGAAACCAAGCCATGCAAGCGTTGGAATAACCGCTGCAATGTGACCAAAGAAACCTGTTGCCAGACTTCCTGCAAGAAGACCGAGTAGGATCTCACCTGCATAGATGTTACCGTAAAGACGCAAACCAAGCGTTAGCGTGTTTGCAAATTCTTCAATAATCTTAAGCGGGAATAAGAAACCCATTGGACGGAAAAAGTCTTTACCGTATTCACTGAAGCCTTTCATGCGTATGCCATAGTAATGCGTCAGCGCAATTACCATAACAGCAAGAGTCATTGTAACGATTGGATCAGCTGTCGGTGATTTCCACCAGAGATAGTGATCATATGTAATCGCAAACGGTAATCCTAAAAAGTTCGAAATCGCAACGTACATAATGAGTGTAATCCCTAAAATGTGAAAGCTTCCTCCGGTTTTCCAATCCATGTTACTCTTGATGATGTTCCGCACAAAATCCATAATCCACTCCATAAAGTTCTGCATCCCTGTTGGCTTCATTGCCAGGGTACGCGTGGATATGACTGCAATCAGAAATACAATTGCGGATGCGACGGTAATCATTAAGACATTGGAGAGATTAAAGGTCAGCCCCAGAAATTCTGCTAATGGCGCTTCATGATTCATTTATTTCACCTCTCTTCCCGCTTCTTGTGTAGGACTTGCTGCAATAAATAATCTATCATAATGACGAAATAAACCATCATTAATCCAAATACAGTGGAAATCAAATGAATGAAATCCGGAAATTCCAGTGCAATGAGCACCGCTACTCCTGCTGAGGCCATACGTGATAGTGTTCCAAGCGAACGCACTTTTCTGCCTTCGTCCATCGCACGATCAAACTTTTCCATTCTGTTCTTCATCAGCCAAAGATTAAGCAGGCTGAAAGAAGTTCCCAGTATAAGACCGAGAAAAACATCCGGGAAAGGTGTGAACCCGAAGCCGAGGACAAAAATCGATAACAAGTAAAATATGTACTTGGTGTACCGCAAAAAATGCTTTCTGATGTCAGGCATTTAGCTACTCTCCTGAGTCGAATTGTTTCACTGTGCGAAGCATCGCATAGATTCCTGCTGATAAACCCAGAAGTAATCCGATGATCATAAACAGCGGTTCTGTTTCCAGATGACGATCAAGCCATCTCCCACCGAAAATTCCGATGAGTACGGAGCCAGTTAATTGTGACAGAATGGCCGAATAAAGGACCATCGCATGGAACGGACGTCTTGACTGACGCATGAGTGCATCCTCACAATCTGAGAATGAAATTGAGGGCGGATATTACAAGGTTTTGAGCACTTTTTTGTGCGTATGAAAACCTTATCATTATACCCTTTAAAAGCATACAATAGGCTCTAAATGATGTCAACGCGATCTCGACAAAAAGTTCAATTGATCACATATAGATGTTTTTGTGTTCACATTTTTGACAAACCGGGATTTGGGGCGGTGCTTGATAGTTGTTTTTTGGTGTGGGATGTGTCCTTATGAGGGTGGGTTTGGATGAATGTGAGTGCTGATGCGAATGTGTGGGTTTCGGATCGGATTGACGAATTTTCGGGTCACCTTCTGAGATTTTCGGGTCACATTTCGGATTTTTCAGGTCACAATTTTTATGCAGACGGTTTTTCGGGTCACTCTCAGCTGATTTCGGGTCACCTTCACTAAATTTCAGGTCACCTTTCAAGATTCTCGGGTCACATCGTTCTCTCTTCCCCCCTCTTTTTTCACTAAAAAATCCCGCCCCCTTCCCAGGAGCGGGATTTCTCTTACACGCGGAATGTATCCGGGCGCTGGTCTGTTTCTTTAAAATAGTAGCGGATCGCTTCTGCAATGCGGGCAGATGCTTTTCCGTCACCGTATGGGTTGGACGCTTTAGACATAGCCTGATAAGCCGCATCATCTGTCAGCAATTCCGTCGCCATATTGTAAATCTGCTCTTCTTCTATGCCTGCAAGCTTCAGTGTGCCGGCTTCGATACCTTCAGGGCGTTCTGTCGTATCACGCAGTACAAGAACAGGTACACCAAGTGATGGTGCTTCTTCCTGAACGCCACCTGAATCTGTCAGAATCAGATGTGCTTTTGATGCAAAGTTATGGAAATCGATCACGTCAAGCGGATCAATCAGGTGAATGCGGTCATCTCCACCAAGAATATCATCAGCAATTTCACGAACAGCTGGGTTCAGGTGGACAGGATACACAACCTGCACATCCTTTTGCTCGTCTACAACGCGCTTGATCGCACGGAACATATTCTTCATTGGCTCACCAAGATTTTCCCTGCGGTGTGCTGTCACAAGAATCAGGCGGTCTCCGTTTAGCTGATCAAGAATATCGCTCTGATAGTCTTCATTTACAGTAGTGGAGAGTGCGTCGATTGCTGTGTTACCTGTGACGAAGATATTTTCTTCAGGCTTGTTTTCCTGAAGAAGGTTGTTTGCTGACTGGTCTGTTGGCGCGAAATGCAGATCTGCCATTACACCAGTCAGCTGGCGGTTCATCTCTTCAGGGTACGGTGAATATTTGTTCCATGTACGAAGACCCGCTTCAACGTGTCCGACTGCGATCTGATTGTAAAATGCAGCAAGACCTGCGACAAATGTCGTTGTCGTATCACCGTGAACAAGTACGATGTCAGGCTTTGTTTCTTTCATAATGCGGTCAAGGCCTTCAAGCGCACGCGTCGTGATGCCAGTCAGCGTCTGGCGGTCCTTCATAATATTTAAGTCATGGTCAGGTGTGATACCGAAAATGTCCATTACCTGATCAAGCATTTGACGGTGCTGTGCTGTTACGGTCACGATTGGCTCGAAATACTGATTCTGTTTTTTGAGTTCAAGTACAAGTGGTGCCATTTTGATTGCTTCAGGTCTTGTACCGAAGATCGTCATCACTTTTATACGTTTAGACATGAGTTTCTCCTTTAATGATTACGCTTATTTTGTACCGAATAATCTGTCGCCTGCGTCTCCTAGACCAGGGACAATGTAACCTTTTTCATTCAGTTTTTCATCAAGGGCTGCAATGTAAATGTCGACATCATCATGTTCTTTTTTAATTTCTTCAACGCCTTCTGGTGCTGCAACAAGGCATAGGAACTTAATGTTCTTTGCTCCGCGCTTTTTCAGAGAGTTGATCGCTTCAACTGCTGATCCGCCTGTTGCAAGCATTGGGTCAACAAGGATGAAGTCGCGCTCCTCTACGTCTGAAGGAAGCTTCACGTAGTATTCAACCGGCTTAAGTGTTTCCGGATCACGGTACAAACCAACGTGTCCAACTTTTGCTGCCGGAATCATCTTCAGGATCCCGTCGACCATTCCGATTCCCGCACGCAGGATTGGAACGATTGCAAGTTTTTTACCTGAAAGGACTTTGCCTTTTGTCTGGCTTACTGGCGTTTTAAGGTCGATTTCTTCCATCGGAAGGTCGCGTGTGATTTCAAAAGCCATAAGTGTTGCCACTTCATCTACAAGTTCACGAAAATCTTTTGTTCCTGTTTGTTCATCGCGGATGTGTGTCAGCTTGTGCTGAATCAGCGGATGATCGAATACGTATACTTTTCCCACACCTGTCACTCCTTTTTAAATAGGTTTTGCCAGACGCCGCAGATTCTTTCCGTGGGGGACTGCGCTTTCCTGCCCCCGGGCGGAGAGCCTCCTCAGCTTCGCTTGCGGGGTCTCACCTGTCCCTTCCTGGGGCGGGAGTCTCCGTCCCCCACTACAAGAATCTGCTCAGTTTGGTTTAAAACTTGTCTGCAAAACACTTATGTAAATTCTATTTCATCTTATTTATTATAAAGCAAATCCTTACGAAAGTTATCATACTTGCAGGTTTTTTACAAGAAAGGTTCGTATGATGTATGGGAAGTGTTATGGAATGGTAATTGTACTAAATATTTTGACGGTTTTGGATCGGGGCACGGTTGGGTTGTCGATGTTTTTGTTGGATTTGTATGTATTGTGCTGCAGTTTGTCGTGATACGTCCGGGAGTTTGTCGCTTTCCACACGCAGTTTGTCCCTTTCCGCCGGCACATATGTTGCTTTCTCCAACCTACATGTTTCGCCACACCCTCTTGATGCTTTTTAGATTCTAAAAAAACTGTTTCTCAAGTGCATGGAGGGCTGATGAAGCTGAATGTCGATGTTTTGGTTGGATTTGTAGCAATCAGGCTGCAGCTTGTCACGATACGCCCGGGAGTTTGTCTTAATCCACCGCCCAAATTTTGCTTTCGAGCTTCCCGAACGTCATCCCCCGGCCTCTCTCACACCCTCTTCACGTCCTTAACAAACCAAAAAGACTGCCCAATGAAGGACAGTCTCAAATCTTACTCGTATAATGCGAAACGGCTTGTGATCTCTTCGACTTTTGCTGCAGCTTCTTTCAGCTTTGCTTCGTCTTCGTGATTTTTCAGCGCGTTTGCAATCAGTTCAGCGATTTCTTCCATTTCTTTTTCCTTGAAGCCGCGTGATGTGACAGCTGGCGTTCCGATACGGATACCGCTTGTGACGAACGGGCTTTCAGGGTCGAATGGAATCGTGTTTTTGTTAACAGTGATGCCGATATCATCAAGTACTTTTTCAGCCACTTTACCTGTCAGGTTCAGCGAGCGAAGGTTTACAAGGACAAGGTGGTTATCAGTACCGTCCGAGACGATATCAATTCCATTTTTCTTGAATGCTTCTGCCATTGCTTTTGCGTTTTTCACAACCTGGTCGATATAGTCTTTGAATTCAGGCTTCAGTGCTTCACCGAAAGCGACTGCTTTTGCAGCGATGACGTGCATTAACGGTCCACCCTGAACGCCAGGGAAGATTGACTTATCGATTTTTTTCGCGAATTCTTCTTTACAAAGAATCATGCCTCCGCGCGGTCCGCGAAGTGTTTTGTGCGTTGTTGTTGTAACGAAATGTGCGTGCGGCACTGGAGACGGGTGTGCACCAGTCGCCACAAGTCCTGCGATATGCGCCATATCGACCATCAGATACGCGTCCACTTCATCAGCGATTTCACGGAATTTAGCGAAATCAATTGTGCGTGAGTAAGCACTTGCACCGGCTACGATCATCTTCGGCTTGTGCTCAAGCGCTTTTTGACGAACATCTTCATAATCGATCAGCTCGTCTTTTTCGCCTACACCGTACTCGATGAAATTATATAGTTCACCACTGAAGTTAACTGGACTTCCGTGCGTTAAGTGACCTCCATGAGACAGGTTCATACCAAGAACCGTGTCGCCCGGCTTTAGTACTGAGAAATAGACAGCCATGTTAGCCTGTGCACCTGAGTGCGGCTGAACGTTTGCGTGCTCTGCACCGAAAATTTCTTTCGCGCGGTCGCGTGCTAAGTTTTCAGCGACATCTACGTGCTCACATCCGCCATAATAGCGGCGTCCAGGGTAACCTTCTGCGTATTTGTTCGTAAGTACTGATCCTTGCGCTTCCATGACTGCTTCACTTACAAAATTCTCTGATGCGATCAGCTCGATTTTCGTACGCTGGCGCTTCAGTTCATCCTGCATTGCTTCGAATAATGCCTGATCCTGCTGTTGAATCTTATTCATTGTGAATCCTCCCTCATGTTCCGGGTCTGTTCCCGTCTATGGTCAAAAATCTTCTTCATCTTAACATGTTTTTTACGAATGTGAAAATGGCATTTTGGACGAAAAGGAGGTTGTTATGCGCTTACATCTTAATGTTTGTGAGCATTATAGAGCGGAATGTTCTTTTTTTGATTTCACTTTTTAGTTCTTCAGGTGCTGACTCCCAGCGAATCAGATCGAATTTTAAAAGTGTAGGAACCTCTTCAATTCTTTCAGTCAAATCCAGCCATTGCCTCTGGTTTAAATGAGGTGCAATGACGGCAATGTCAATATCAGAACGTTCATCTGCATCACCATGCGCTCTCGACCCAAATAATAAAAGCTGGTCGATGTGGTATGACTCAGCGATTTTGACGAGCTCATTTGAAATATGTTTAGGAAGCATATCATTCCTCCTGAAATTTCTTTTTAAGAAACTTAAATACTGTTTTCATCTCCGGAAAATAAGCATGAATATGTTAAAGGATCTCTCTGGCAAGCTCTTCATTATAAGTGTGTGATGTTTCGTTCCGGTCTTTCAGCATTTGAAGCCATGCCTGTTCATCGTTTAACCATTCTGCTTTATATGCTTCTTTTAACGTTTCTCTTGGTGTTTTTGCTTCAATGCCTTCTGATTGCAGGCACCTTTTTAGCGTTTTCCAATATAATTCAATCGTGAACTCAAATCGTTGAATTGTTCCATCTACAATCAGAGAGTTACTCGAATCTTCAGCCAGTGCTTCTTCAAGCCTTGATAACGCAAGAGAAAGGTTATCAAAATTCTTTTTCAGTTTACGATCCATCGGCCATCAACTCCTATTTGTTCTCCTCTATCTATTATAACCTAAAAACAACCGGTCTCTAAAAGACCGGTTGCCTATCTATCTATTCAAGCTCGTATACTGCCCGCGCACCGCCAACCAGTTTCGGTCTTGTGCGTGCGAGCGTGATGTGTGCTTCTCCGAGCGATTTCGCTGCGACACGAACCGGTACAGCGACAGGCTTCAGGTGCATGCCAATCAGCGTATCGCCAATGTCGATGCCGCCGTGCGCCTGGATGCGCTCGACTGCAACCGGATCCTTCATGTGGCGATATGCATATGACGCCATTGCACCGCCCGCTTTTCGCACAGGTACGACTGTAACTTCTTCAAGGCCGTAGCGCTCTGCTGTTTCACGTTCCACGATCAGCGCCCGGTTGATGTGTTCACACCCCTGAAATGCAAGGTGAAGTCCTGTATCTGCTGAAAATCTCTCAAATGCTTTATACAGTGATTCAGCAACTTCATCTGTACCTGACGTGCCGATTTTACGGCCGATGACTTCAGAGGTTGAGCAGCCGATGACAAACAGCTGTCCCTCTTTTAATGAAGCCTGCTCCTGGTATTCCATAAGGATTGACAGCAATTCCTGGTTCATCACAAGCCCTTCTTTCTGTTTGGTTCTGTCAGAACGGGCTGATGGCTTCCGCTCCAGGGGGACGCTTTCCATGGCCGGGCGGTGAGCCAGCAGGCTTCGCCGCTGCCTCACACGCCCCTTCCTGCCACAGAAGTCGCCCCCTGCAGCGAGAGCCATCAGCTGTGCATCTATATGATTAGCCCTTAACAAAAAAGTTAATATGATTACTTCGCTTCATACTCACTCATCTTATTAATACGATTCTCGTGTCGTCCGCCTTCAAACTCTCCCTGCAGCCAGATGGACGCGATGTCACGTGCAAGGCCCGGTCCAATGACTCGCTCACCCATTGCAAGCATATTGGAATCGTTGTGTCCGCGCGTTGCTTTTGCGCTGAACGTGTCATGCACAAGTGCGCAGCGGATTCCTTTTACTTTGTTCGCTGCAATGCTCATGCCAATGCCTGTCCCGCAGATCAGAATGCCGCGGTCGAATTCACCTGACGCCACTTTTTCAGCAACCGGCAGTGCGTAATCAGGGTAATCAACAGACCCCTCGCAGTCACAGCCGAAATCTTCAAATTCAATGTTCAATTCTGTTAAAAGATCTGCCATTTCCTTGCGCAGATTCGTACCACCATGATCAGATGCTAATGCGACTTTCATATTAAAATCCTCCCTGTTCCTGTTTATTAAGGTTTTTCAGCATGCTATCCATTAACCTGTTTAACTCGTTAAATGTGGAGCGGTACACTTCCACTGGACCGCCATACGGATCTGATACATCAAGTCCGCGTTCTGAAGAAAATTCTTTCAGCGTGAAAATACGGTCAGCTGCAAACGGAAATTGTTCCATTAGCATGGCCTTATGAGAGCTTGTCATTGCAAACACATAATCCGCCCAGTGGACATCAGACTGCGTAACCGTATGCGAACGGTGATCATGCGTCAGACCATTCTCCTCAAGTACCTGTTGCGCATTGTGGGATGCCATCCCGCCTTCCATCGCAAAAAGCCCGGCAGAACGCACCTCAATATGCGGCTCATCTCTATGATTTAAAATTGCTTCAGCCATCGGACTGCGGCAAGTATTCCCTGTACAAATAAATAAAATCCTCATGAAAACGACCCCTTTTTAGGATTCTCACTTCCCTCTTAGCTTATCACATTTTGGACACTTTTTCTTTTGGGGAGTGTTGAGTGATGCAGGAGGCGGCACACCGGGGACGGAGTTGTGTGGTTCGTTTTTAGAATGATTACAAAAATGAATCACTCAACTCCGTCCCGCCTGCGCCGCACCAAAAAACCCGGGTCATCCCAAACCCGGGTTCATGGAAATCACTTCTTATAAGGTCCGCTGCTTTCCCGTACCAGCAGGGTGGTTGGCAGGACGACTTTTTTGGCGATTTTGCGTTTGGATGTGAGCTGTTCGAGCAGAAGATCGACGGCTGCTTCACCCATGTATTCGGTGTGGACCTGGATGGTTGTGAGTGACGGCTGCAGGTAGCGTGACATTTCGATATCGTTGAAGCCAACGACAGATACCTGTTCAGGGACACGAACGCCTTTTTCATGAAGGGCACGCATGGCTCCGATTGCCATGGAGTCGCTTCCCATGATGAAGGCGGTCGGTCCGTTCTCAAGCTTCAGCGCTTCTTTCATCAGCGTGTAGCCGTCTGCTGCTGTGAACTTTCCGGTCCAGATAAATTCAGGATGAAAGGTATGATAGAGAGACAGATATTCGAAAAATGTCGTTTCCCGCTCGTCTTTGATCATTTCATTATCCTGAACATACTCGTGACCGCCGATATAGCCAATGCGCTCGTGACCGAGGTCGATGAGGTGTCTGAGAACGTCGATCATGGCGGAGCGGAAGTCGACTACAATTGAATCAACATTTGAAGTTGGTGTGAAATCTACTAGTACCAGTTTATCTGTCAATTTTTTAAATAGATCAATATCAGATATACTGAACTTCCCAATTGCGATCATACCATCCAACTTTTCTTCGCCGGCTGACCTAAATTGGAGATCGTTTTTATAGTATTTTACGATTTCTATTCCGCGTTCAGAACATGTGCGTTCTACACCAAGACGAACCGAAAGATAATAAGGGTCTTCCATTTCCTGCTCTTTAGAGTACCAATAGACTAGCCCCATCCTTAGCGTTGTTTTTTTCTTTACAACCTTTCGTTTTCCAGGTTGATAATTAAGCTCATCAGCAATTAAAAGGATACGCTGCTTAGTCTCATGCGCGACTGATAAAGTCTCATCCTTATTCAGTACCCTGGATACTGTTGCCAGCGATACATTTGCTTTTAACGCAATATCTTTTAAAGTTGCCATTTTACCACCCATTCGTTTTTCAGGACATTTACTTTCTATTATACGTGAATACGCTTCAAGGTTTTAGTCATTTATAGAATTTAGAAATTTTTTAAATGCTTCTTGTCCCTGCGCATTTTGCTTAAAAACTCCCGCATGCGAAAGTACTTTTTCAAATACTTTCCCTGTTTCATCTTTAATAATCTCAGATAGGTTTTCGGATGATAGTGACCCGGCTGCAAATATCCCCTTAGCCCACTCTGAATGCTTAGCTGTTCGTTCATCCTGCTCTAAACCAGCAATATCCTTATTTGCAAGATAATCAACCATCAACTGCAGCTCTTCTTTCAGACGGCCTGGCAGTACGGCTAATCCCATTACTTCAATTAAGCCGATATTTTCTTTTTTAATATGATGAAGCTCTTCATGCGGATGGAAGATTCCCCCCGGATGTTCTTCAGTCGTCCGGTTATTGCGCAGGACGAGATCGATTTCGAATCTGCCGTCGCGCATTCTGGCGATTGGCGTAATTGTGTTGTGAGGTTCTCCATCTGAAAATGCCAGCACTTCTACCAGCGGATCCTCATAGTGTTTCCACCTGTCCAGCACTTTACCGGCTAGTTCTGAAAGTTCGTAACGGTCATGCCCTCTTAATCTCAGGACAGACATCGGCCATTTTACAATCCCGGCTTCCACATTTTCATATCCTTTAAACGT
This region of Jeotgalibacillus malaysiensis genomic DNA includes:
- a CDS encoding F0F1 ATP synthase subunit alpha, which translates into the protein MSIKAEEISALIKQQIENYQSDIEVTEVGTVIEIGDGIARAHGLDNVMAGELVEFSNGVMGMAQNLEQNNVGIIILGPYRDIKEGDEVRRTGRIMEVPVGEELIGRVVNPLGQPVDGLGPINTSKARPIESPAPGVMARKSVHEPLQTGIKAIDALVPIGRGQRELIIGDRQTGKTSVAIDTILNQKDQDMICIYVAIGQKESTVRGTVETLRKHGALDYSIVVTASASQPAPLLFLAPYTGVTMGEEFMLNGKHVLVVYDDLTKQASAYRELSLLLRRPPGREAYPGDVFYLHSRLLERAAKLNETLGSGSITALPFVETQAGDISAYIPTNVISITDGQIFLQSDLFFSGVRPAINAGLSVSRVGGSAQIKAMKKVSGTLRLDLAAYRELEAFAQFGSDLDKATQAKLNRGARTVEVLKQDLNKPLKVEKQVMILYALTKGHLDDIPVEDIRRFENEFLSWMDQNHKELLDQIRTTQGLPEDSDMEAAINGFKKTFAKSE
- a CDS encoding F0F1 ATP synthase subunit B yields the protein MFTLDAFVLGASGFSEGDILFQLAMFILLLALLKKFAWGPLMGIMKQREDHIAGEIEAAEKSRTEAKQQLEEQRQLLKEARQDAQELIENARKQGDAQREEIILAARAESERMKEATLREIETEKDQAVAALREQVATLSVLVASKVIEKELTVEEQQQLINETIAKAGDLR
- a CDS encoding H+-transporting two-stor ATPase, whose product is MTGSIGLLAAALAVGLAALGAGIGNGMIVSKTVEGIARQPEARGMLQTTMFIGVALVEAVPIIAVVIAFIVQGQ
- a CDS encoding ATP synthase subunit A — encoded protein: MNHEAPLAEFLGLTFNLSNVLMITVASAIVFLIAVISTRTLAMKPTGMQNFMEWIMDFVRNIIKSNMDWKTGGSFHILGITLIMYVAISNFLGLPFAITYDHYLWWKSPTADPIVTMTLAVMVIALTHYYGIRMKGFSEYGKDFFRPMGFLFPLKIIEEFANTLTLGLRLYGNIYAGEILLGLLAGSLATGFFGHIAAVIPTLAWLGFSVFIGGIQAFIFVMLTMVYMAHKVSSDH
- a CDS encoding ATP synthase I; this encodes MPDIRKHFLRYTKYIFYLLSIFVLGFGFTPFPDVFLGLILGTSFSLLNLWLMKNRMEKFDRAMDEGRKVRSLGTLSRMASAGVAVLIALEFPDFIHLISTVFGLMMVYFVIMIDYLLQQVLHKKREER
- a CDS encoding UDP-N-acetylglucosamine 2-epimerase; this translates as MSKRIKVMTIFGTRPEAIKMAPLVLELKKQNQYFEPIVTVTAQHRQMLDQVMDIFGITPDHDLNIMKDRQTLTGITTRALEGLDRIMKETKPDIVLVHGDTTTTFVAGLAAFYNQIAVGHVEAGLRTWNKYSPYPEEMNRQLTGVMADLHFAPTDQSANNLLQENKPEENIFVTGNTAIDALSTTVNEDYQSDILDQLNGDRLILVTAHRRENLGEPMKNMFRAIKRVVDEQKDVQVVYPVHLNPAVREIADDILGGDDRIHLIDPLDVIDFHNFASKAHLILTDSGGVQEEAPSLGVPVLVLRDTTERPEGIEAGTLKLAGIEEEQIYNMATELLTDDAAYQAMSKASNPYGDGKASARIAEAIRYYFKETDQRPDTFRV
- a CDS encoding uracil phosphoribosyltransferase; amino-acid sequence: MGKVYVFDHPLIQHKLTHIRDEQTGTKDFRELVDEVATLMAFEITRDLPMEEIDLKTPVSQTKGKVLSGKKLAIVPILRAGIGMVDGILKMIPAAKVGHVGLYRDPETLKPVEYYVKLPSDVEERDFILVDPMLATGGSAVEAINSLKKRGAKNIKFLCLVAAPEGVEEIKKEHDDVDIYIAALDEKLNEKGYIVPGLGDAGDRLFGTK
- a CDS encoding pyridoxal-phosphate-dependent serine hydroxymethyltransferase, which codes for MNKIQQQDQALFEAMQDELKRQRTKIELIASENFVSEAVMEAQGSVLTNKYAEGYPGRRYYGGCEHVDVAENLARDRAKEIFGAEHANVQPHSGAQANMAVYFSVLKPGDTVLGMNLSHGGHLTHGSPVNFSGELYNFIEYGVGEKDELIDYEDVRQKALEHKPKMIVAGASAYSRTIDFAKFREIADEVDAYLMVDMAHIAGLVATGAHPSPVPHAHFVTTTTHKTLRGPRGGMILCKEEFAKKIDKSIFPGVQGGPLMHVIAAKAVAFGEALKPEFKDYIDQVVKNAKAMAEAFKKNGIDIVSDGTDNHLVLVNLRSLNLTGKVAEKVLDDIGITVNKNTIPFDPESPFVTSGIRIGTPAVTSRGFKEKEMEEIAELIANALKNHEDEAKLKEAAAKVEEITSRFALYE
- a CDS encoding nucleotidyltransferase domain-containing protein → MLPKHISNELVKIAESYHIDQLLLFGSRAHGDADERSDIDIAVIAPHLNQRQWLDLTERIEEVPTLLKFDLIRWESAPEELKSEIKKRTFRSIMLTNIKM